Proteins from a single region of Phycisphaeraceae bacterium D3-23:
- a CDS encoding mechanosensitive ion channel yields MRRHPLAWWFALVVLLGVAPIVVAQPQTPDPPEVLPEASVALTVDEVQSRLDTMLADPQLSDEIKEQARARFQTALGFIEEQRTNVEAAERSRALSASSSGTVAQLNRQAWKAVGVSVLDEFLPEDPSTAEMESALEAAAGRAVQLRTGITELEAESAVLETRSVALRESITAEQQRLADLALDALPEDTPTAVRRAAETALEANRQARSARITALELELVSLPDRQRINAARVALARVQLAKLDEAIQELSDRASARRRADAAAQLAQSQQEAALLARSHPMLAGYAKMTTEFSEDLNETVGNAEALITEQALAERRATEFEENRESLSQIMAIGAVGEDFSELLRELRSHLPETATIRSRIARRDEEIINTRLQRLRIQERLRRLADPEQARALQIVQWAEENPDAPALSEANRAELSKLMESRQAVLSPLETTYSTYIERLERLNTTDRALVEGAQELSRTLEERLLWLPSAAPIGPLWPGRIEVGVRWLTHVDSWRLAGVALAKRATQTPLPSVLAVLVFTGLLVMRGRLIAGLTQIAEKVGQVWGDNFWLTLKALLITLLLALPVSLMMGWVGFLLYTSSAGLFVTSLGGGLLNAGIVLFLLRTFQVMCKHHGLIEVHFRWSDRARVVLASNLRWLILAIFPAALIVPMTELSGNIIYQNGLGRLLFLTASAAMSVFLFFVLHPKRGTAAASLKRQSLAWRTRLIWFPLIAVAPIVLAVVAAVGYYETALKIQGQLFNSAWVALVGLITYSMAMRWLVVAHRRLAIARAREQRQKQIAANEAAAAAGEAGASGEAVPQALEVPAIDLSSVSTQTRALLRATIGTCFFFLFYLIWRDLIPALGVLDEVSLWSSTVTTPDGEEVSSVTVWSLIVAMVITTLTVIAARNLPGVLEITLLQRMSIDSGTRYAVTAISRYLIMAVGLFIAFDRVGISWGKMQFIVAALGVGLGFGLQEIVANFVSGIIILFERPIRVGDTVTVNDLSGNVARIQIRATTIIDLDNREILVPNKNFITAHVINWTLTDPITRINIRVGVAYGSDTTLTQKILTDVVKASPLVLEMPKPAILFVGFGESSLDFDIRVFVKDFQHRWPVRHDLHMELNKALKDAGIEIPFPQRDLHLRSSDVPFMAGGTPINSGEGAAPTAEPPPEV; encoded by the coding sequence TTGCGGCGACACCCCTTGGCGTGGTGGTTCGCGCTTGTGGTGCTGCTGGGTGTCGCGCCGATTGTGGTGGCGCAGCCGCAGACGCCCGACCCGCCGGAGGTGCTGCCCGAGGCGTCGGTCGCGCTGACGGTAGACGAGGTGCAGTCGCGTCTGGACACGATGCTCGCGGACCCGCAGCTGTCCGATGAGATCAAGGAGCAGGCCCGGGCGCGGTTTCAGACCGCGCTTGGGTTTATCGAGGAGCAACGCACGAACGTCGAGGCGGCGGAGCGTTCTCGTGCGCTCTCGGCGTCGTCGTCGGGCACGGTGGCGCAGCTGAATCGGCAGGCCTGGAAGGCCGTGGGTGTGTCGGTGCTCGATGAGTTCCTGCCCGAGGACCCGAGCACGGCGGAGATGGAGTCGGCGTTGGAGGCCGCGGCCGGGCGTGCTGTGCAGCTGCGCACCGGCATTACGGAGTTGGAGGCCGAGTCGGCGGTGTTGGAGACGCGTTCGGTCGCGCTGCGCGAGTCGATCACGGCTGAGCAGCAGCGTCTGGCCGACCTCGCGCTCGACGCGCTACCCGAGGACACGCCCACGGCGGTCCGTCGCGCGGCCGAAACGGCGCTGGAGGCGAACCGGCAGGCGCGGTCGGCGCGGATCACGGCGCTGGAGTTGGAACTGGTCAGCCTGCCCGACCGCCAACGGATCAACGCCGCGCGGGTAGCGCTCGCGCGGGTGCAGCTGGCGAAGCTGGACGAAGCGATCCAGGAGCTGTCGGATCGTGCCTCGGCCCGCCGCCGGGCGGACGCGGCGGCGCAGCTTGCGCAGTCTCAACAGGAGGCCGCGCTTCTCGCGCGTAGCCACCCGATGCTGGCTGGCTATGCCAAGATGACGACCGAGTTCAGCGAGGACTTGAACGAGACGGTCGGCAATGCCGAGGCGCTGATCACGGAGCAGGCGCTCGCCGAACGCCGCGCCACAGAGTTCGAGGAAAACCGCGAGAGCTTGAGCCAGATCATGGCGATCGGCGCGGTGGGCGAAGATTTTTCGGAGCTGCTGCGTGAGCTGCGGTCGCACTTGCCCGAGACCGCGACGATCCGAAGCCGGATCGCGCGACGCGATGAGGAGATCATCAACACCCGGCTCCAGCGTCTGCGCATCCAGGAACGCCTGCGCCGCCTCGCCGACCCGGAGCAGGCACGTGCACTCCAGATCGTTCAGTGGGCCGAGGAGAACCCGGACGCTCCCGCGTTGTCCGAGGCCAACCGGGCCGAGCTTTCCAAGCTGATGGAGAGCCGGCAGGCCGTGCTGTCACCCTTGGAAACGACGTACAGCACCTACATTGAGCGTCTCGAACGCCTGAACACAACCGACCGGGCGCTGGTCGAAGGTGCGCAGGAGCTGTCGCGCACATTAGAGGAGCGGTTGCTCTGGCTGCCCAGCGCGGCACCGATCGGCCCGCTCTGGCCCGGGCGGATCGAGGTGGGGGTGCGTTGGTTGACGCATGTCGATAGCTGGCGGCTTGCCGGGGTGGCACTGGCGAAACGTGCCACGCAGACGCCGCTGCCGTCGGTGCTGGCGGTGCTGGTCTTCACCGGCCTGCTTGTCATGCGTGGTCGACTGATCGCCGGGCTCACGCAGATCGCCGAGAAGGTCGGCCAGGTCTGGGGCGACAACTTCTGGCTCACACTCAAAGCACTGCTGATCACGCTGCTGCTCGCGCTGCCCGTCTCGCTCATGATGGGCTGGGTCGGCTTCCTGCTCTATACCTCGTCGGCCGGGCTCTTCGTCACCTCGCTGGGCGGCGGCCTGCTCAACGCGGGCATCGTCCTGTTCCTGCTGCGCACCTTCCAGGTCATGTGCAAGCACCACGGCCTGATCGAGGTCCACTTCCGCTGGTCCGACCGCGCCCGCGTCGTCCTTGCCAGCAACCTGCGCTGGCTGATCCTTGCGATCTTTCCGGCCGCGCTGATCGTCCCGATGACCGAGCTGTCGGGCAACATCATCTACCAGAACGGCCTGGGCCGGCTGTTGTTTCTAACCGCCTCGGCCGCGATGTCGGTGTTCCTGTTCTTCGTGCTGCACCCCAAACGCGGGACGGCCGCGGCCTCGCTCAAACGCCAGAGCCTCGCTTGGCGCACCCGGCTGATCTGGTTCCCGCTGATCGCGGTCGCGCCGATCGTCCTGGCCGTCGTCGCAGCGGTGGGGTACTACGAGACCGCGCTGAAGATCCAGGGCCAGCTCTTTAACAGTGCTTGGGTCGCGCTCGTCGGGCTGATCACATACAGCATGGCGATGCGCTGGCTGGTGGTCGCACACCGCCGACTCGCAATCGCGCGGGCACGTGAGCAGCGGCAAAAGCAGATCGCCGCCAACGAGGCCGCCGCCGCCGCGGGCGAGGCCGGGGCATCGGGCGAGGCGGTCCCTCAGGCGCTCGAAGTCCCCGCGATCGACCTGTCCTCGGTCAGCACACAGACCCGCGCGCTCTTGCGCGCGACCATCGGCACCTGCTTCTTCTTCCTCTTCTACCTCATCTGGCGCGACCTCATCCCCGCGCTGGGCGTCCTCGATGAGGTCTCGCTCTGGAGCAGCACCGTGACGACCCCCGACGGCGAGGAGGTCTCGTCCGTCACCGTCTGGAGCCTGATCGTCGCGATGGTCATCACGACGCTCACCGTCATCGCCGCACGCAACCTGCCCGGTGTCCTCGAGATCACCCTGCTCCAGCGCATGTCCATCGACTCGGGCACACGCTACGCCGTCACCGCCATCAGCCGCTACCTCATCATGGCCGTCGGCCTGTTTATCGCCTTCGACCGGGTCGGCATCAGTTGGGGCAAGATGCAGTTTATCGTCGCCGCGCTGGGCGTCGGCCTGGGCTTCGGCCTCCAGGAAATCGTCGCGAACTTCGTCTCCGGCATCATCATCCTCTTCGAACGCCCCATCCGCGTCGGCGATACCGTCACCGTCAACGACCTCTCCGGCAACGTCGCACGCATCCAGATCCGCGCCACCACCATCATCGACCTCGACAACCGCGAGATCCTCGTCCCCAACAAAAACTTCATCACCGCACACGTCATCAACTGGACCCTCACCGACCCCATCACCCGCATCAACATCCGTGTCGGCGTCGCCTACGGCTCAGACACGACCCTCACGCAAAAAATCCTGACCGATGTCGTCAAGGCCAGCCCGCTCGTGCTCGAGATGCCCAAGCCCGCGATCCTCTTCGTAGGCTTTGGCGAGAGCTCGCTCGACTTCGACATCCGCGTGTTCGTCAAAGATTTCCAGCACCGCTGGCCCGTCCGCCACGACCTGCACATGGAGCTCAACAAAGCGCTCAAAGACGCGGGCATCGAGATCCCGTTCCCTCAGCGCGACCTGCACCTGCGCTCTTCGGATGTCCCATTCATGGCCGGCGGCACGCCGATCAATTCGGGCGAGGGCGCCGCGCCAACGGCCGAACCTCCCCCCGAGGTGTAG